The Gemmatimonadota bacterium genome has a segment encoding these proteins:
- the msrB gene encoding peptide-methionine (R)-S-oxide reductase MsrB, translating into MQYRVTQHEGTEPPFENEYWDRHEDGIYVDVVSGEPLFSSRDKFDSGTGWPSFTKPINHDAVATRTDRSLPYMTRTEVRSAQADSHLGHVFDDGPGPEGVRFCMNSAALRFIPVAELEAQGYGEWLKLFR; encoded by the coding sequence ATGCAGTATCGGGTGACCCAGCACGAAGGGACCGAGCCGCCGTTCGAGAACGAATACTGGGACCGTCACGAGGATGGCATCTACGTCGATGTCGTCTCGGGCGAGCCACTCTTCTCGTCTCGCGACAAGTTCGACTCGGGGACGGGGTGGCCGTCGTTCACCAAGCCAATCAATCACGACGCCGTGGCGACTCGGACCGACCGCTCGCTGCCCTACATGACCCGCACCGAGGTCCGGTCCGCCCAGGCGGACTCCCACCTCGGTCACGTCTTTGACGATGGCCCCGGCCCCGAGGGGGTCCGCTTCTGCATGAACTCGGCGGCGCTGCGGTTCATTCCGGTGGCCGAGCTCGAGGCGCAGGGGTATGGGGAATGGTTGAAGTTGTTTCGCTGA
- a CDS encoding acyl-CoA dehydrogenase family protein codes for MTDVLTPAAAAPAAPSVDEARAVAEAAREAEWTAPSFLRELFAGRLPIGLVHPFPAPDPAMVAKAAPFLTELERFLKEDVDSDAIDRAGKVPADVVQSLREMGAFGIKIDEQYGGLGLSQLMYTRAIGMVTSQDGSLTALLSASQSIGVAVPLKLFGTPEQKQRFLPRLAQGAISAFALTETGVGSDPAGLATTAEKSADGTHWILNGEKLWCTNGPVAEVMVVMAKTGTRITAFIVEADMPGVEVVHRLGFMGLKAIENGVMRFTNVKVPAENVIWGEGKGLKLALITLNTGRLTLPASGVAGAKRALQIARKWAATRTQWGKPIGKHDAVAQMIGKMTADTFAMEAVAELASLLADRGDTDIRLEAAIAKLWNSEVSGRIVDDCLQIKGGRGYETADSLRMRGEVPDPVERMYRDSRINRIFEGSSEIMRLFIAREAVDTHLKVAGDLIDPRTSLGVKGKALLRSAGFYAAWYPRLWLGTEWLRFGGFGQLAGHLRFVGRRSRKLARTLFHAMVRFGPKLEQRQSVLFRLVDVGAELFAMTAAISRAETMARVGNRDAIAVADVFCRHARQRVDHLFRQAFGPDDVTTYQLAQRVVKEELTWMEAGIVREG; via the coding sequence ATGACCGACGTTCTCACGCCCGCCGCCGCTGCCCCTGCCGCACCGTCCGTCGACGAGGCCCGCGCCGTCGCCGAAGCGGCCCGCGAAGCGGAATGGACCGCACCATCGTTCCTGCGCGAGCTCTTCGCCGGCCGTCTCCCGATCGGGTTGGTGCACCCCTTCCCCGCCCCCGACCCGGCGATGGTGGCGAAGGCGGCGCCCTTCCTGACGGAACTGGAGCGCTTCCTGAAGGAAGATGTGGACAGCGATGCGATCGACCGCGCCGGCAAGGTCCCGGCCGACGTGGTGCAATCGCTCCGCGAGATGGGCGCCTTCGGCATCAAGATCGACGAGCAGTACGGCGGCCTCGGTCTCTCCCAGCTGATGTACACCAGGGCGATCGGGATGGTGACGTCGCAGGATGGCTCGCTCACCGCCCTGCTCTCGGCGTCGCAATCGATCGGCGTCGCAGTACCGCTCAAGCTGTTCGGCACGCCGGAGCAGAAGCAGCGCTTCCTGCCGCGCCTGGCGCAGGGTGCCATCTCGGCCTTTGCGCTGACCGAGACCGGCGTCGGCTCCGATCCGGCCGGCCTCGCCACCACGGCGGAGAAGAGTGCCGACGGCACGCACTGGATCCTCAACGGCGAGAAGCTCTGGTGCACGAATGGTCCCGTCGCCGAAGTGATGGTCGTGATGGCGAAGACGGGAACGCGGATCACCGCCTTCATCGTCGAGGCCGACATGCCAGGCGTCGAGGTGGTGCATCGCCTGGGCTTCATGGGACTCAAGGCGATCGAGAACGGCGTCATGCGCTTCACCAACGTGAAGGTGCCTGCCGAGAACGTGATCTGGGGCGAGGGGAAAGGGCTCAAGCTGGCGCTGATCACCCTGAACACCGGGCGGCTCACCTTGCCGGCGTCCGGAGTGGCCGGGGCCAAGCGCGCGCTCCAGATCGCGAGGAAGTGGGCGGCCACGCGCACGCAGTGGGGCAAGCCGATCGGCAAGCACGACGCCGTGGCGCAGATGATCGGCAAGATGACGGCCGACACCTTCGCGATGGAGGCGGTCGCCGAGCTCGCGTCGCTCCTCGCCGATCGGGGCGACACCGACATCCGTCTCGAGGCGGCGATCGCCAAGCTCTGGAACTCGGAAGTCAGCGGGCGGATCGTCGATGACTGCCTGCAGATCAAGGGCGGCCGCGGCTACGAGACCGCCGATTCGCTCCGGATGCGCGGCGAGGTCCCCGATCCGGTCGAGCGGATGTACCGTGATTCGCGCATCAATCGGATCTTCGAAGGCTCCAGCGAGATCATGCGACTGTTCATCGCGCGTGAGGCGGTCGACACCCATCTCAAGGTCGCCGGCGACCTGATCGATCCGCGGACATCGCTCGGCGTGAAGGGGAAGGCGTTGCTCCGCTCGGCGGGCTTCTATGCCGCCTGGTATCCGCGACTCTGGCTCGGCACGGAGTGGTTGCGTTTCGGTGGATTCGGGCAGCTCGCGGGCCACCTGCGTTTCGTGGGGCGCCGTTCACGCAAGCTCGCCCGCACGCTCTTCCATGCCATGGTCCGTTTCGGACCGAAGCTCGAACAGCGGCAGTCGGTGCTCTTCCGCCTGGTCGACGTCGGCGCCGAGTTGTTCGCGATGACCGCCGCGATCAGCCGCGCCGAGACGATGGCGCGCGTCGGCAATCGCGATGCGATCGCCGTGGCCGACGTCTTCTGTCGCCATGCTCGCCAGCGCGTCGACCACCTCTTCCGGCAGGCGTTCGGGCCGGATGACGTGACGACCTATCAGCTGGCGCAGCGGGTCGTGAAGGAGGAGTTGACCTGGATGGAAGCGGGGATTGTTCGTGAGGGGTGA
- a CDS encoding TetR/AcrR family transcriptional regulator, which translates to MPRPSAAPAARLRDAERSRAAILEAGAELFAELGYEATSLAAVGVRAGLSRGTPGYFFGSKAELYHAVLEHAFADALETIRAGRLRAMRSARPPAEVLAGVVSDYVDFVVAHPNFLRLIQREALGEGAGLDARSLRQAVGSEAVTALAQELGFPARARTQVMHLLLSMIALTWFPALHDDTLVAAIGFDGPTPAFLAARKRHITTLLLGALPSRRTSPTRRSPR; encoded by the coding sequence ATGCCCCGCCCTTCAGCAGCCCCTGCCGCGCGGCTCCGCGACGCCGAGCGGAGCCGCGCCGCGATTCTCGAGGCCGGCGCCGAGCTCTTTGCGGAGCTGGGCTACGAGGCCACGTCGCTCGCGGCCGTCGGGGTGCGCGCCGGGCTCTCCCGGGGCACGCCGGGGTACTTCTTCGGCTCCAAGGCCGAGCTCTACCACGCCGTGCTGGAGCACGCCTTTGCGGACGCCCTCGAGACCATTCGCGCCGGGCGCCTGCGGGCGATGCGGAGCGCCCGCCCGCCGGCCGAAGTGCTCGCCGGGGTGGTTTCCGATTATGTCGACTTCGTGGTGGCGCATCCGAACTTCCTCCGCCTGATCCAGCGCGAGGCATTGGGCGAGGGGGCGGGACTCGATGCCCGCTCGCTGCGGCAGGCGGTGGGCAGCGAGGCGGTCACGGCGCTGGCGCAGGAACTCGGCTTCCCGGCGCGCGCCCGCACGCAGGTGATGCACCTCCTCCTCTCGATGATCGCGCTGACCTGGTTCCCGGCGCTTCACGACGACACCCTCGTCGCCGCGATCGGATTCGACGGCCCCACTCCGGCATTCCTGGCCGCCCGCAAGCGCCATATCACCACGCTGCTGCTCGGTGCGCTCCCCTCCCGGCGCACCTCCCCGACCCGACGGAGTCCCCGATGA
- a CDS encoding TonB-dependent receptor: MPFVGLSRALRWAACSLLLPAAALAQGAVAGTVVDDASGIALTGVVVRLDGTTREVLTDRTGRFLLTGLPTGRQELVTRYIGYAAARATVTIEAGRTTTAVFRLRSVTTDLGTLVATATRSGQASALNQQQNAANVTNVVAADQIGRFPDANIGDALKRIPGITVAIDQGEARFGSIRGTEPRFNSVMVNGERVPSAEAEVRQVQLDLIPADMVQAIEVNKSLTPEMDADAIGGAVNIVTRAAPAGFRLSTTLGSGYNWIRNEPVLLGSAIIGTRFLNDRLGVIASGSYYDQQYGSDNKEGVWDKSGSGAAYMTEFDVRRYDIQRIRKSVSGSVDYRFDAANTVMFRAIYNNRNDWENRFRSRYAFGAPNANGVQNTEIRRQTKGGGPADRLKASRLEDQRTQSYQLSGEHLLGHRAQLSWSASTAKASETRPDERYIDWRVRNIAYTADYSDEQTPQFAPVNAALVTPDRYTFRRIEQLESFTEDRDRNGRLDLRLPLADGDRGTTLKIGARYRDKEKLRDNSYNFAAPVTGSAFANLTLKGNADFTTDRNYAGNYQYGVFTTPAQLAALDLFNAAQFTLSDQPAEYAAGNFTATETITAGYAQVEQRLGAAVSLIGGARVERTKVDYRGFEFNVDDETISPTNGGQSYTDVLPSMNLRWQAAPSTVVRAAWTNSLARPNYYDLVPYRSVSLDDDELSTGNPDLKPTRAMNLDLTAERYFASVGLVSGGIFHKQIDDFIYNFTAFNEVDAVTGRTFAQISRPRNGAKARLTGAEVAVQRQLDFLPGMLKGLGIYLNYTYTDSKVEGLDIAGRENEKLPLLGTAKHSANASLSYDGSRLSFRVALNYQSEALDAGEGGYNEDAFYDRWADRRTDIDANATFALTPKARFFVEANNLNNRPLRYFQGTRGRLAQDEYYGRRVQTGLKIDF, translated from the coding sequence ATGCCATTTGTCGGTCTGTCCCGTGCCCTCCGCTGGGCCGCCTGTTCCCTGCTTCTCCCCGCGGCCGCGCTGGCGCAGGGAGCCGTCGCCGGCACGGTCGTCGACGACGCATCCGGCATCGCGCTGACCGGCGTGGTGGTCCGCCTCGACGGCACCACGCGCGAGGTGCTCACGGACCGCACCGGCCGCTTCCTTCTCACCGGCCTCCCCACCGGTCGTCAGGAGCTCGTCACGCGCTACATCGGCTACGCCGCGGCGCGCGCCACGGTCACCATCGAGGCCGGACGCACCACCACCGCCGTCTTCCGCCTCCGGTCGGTCACGACCGACCTCGGCACCCTCGTCGCCACCGCCACGCGCAGCGGTCAGGCCTCGGCGCTCAATCAGCAGCAGAACGCGGCGAACGTGACCAACGTCGTCGCCGCCGACCAGATCGGTCGCTTCCCGGACGCCAACATCGGCGACGCGCTGAAGCGCATTCCCGGCATCACGGTCGCGATCGACCAGGGCGAGGCCCGCTTCGGTTCGATCCGCGGCACCGAGCCGCGCTTCAACTCGGTGATGGTGAATGGCGAGCGGGTGCCGTCCGCAGAGGCGGAAGTGCGGCAGGTGCAGCTCGACCTGATCCCGGCCGACATGGTGCAGGCGATCGAGGTCAACAAGTCCCTCACGCCGGAGATGGATGCCGACGCCATCGGTGGCGCGGTGAACATCGTGACCCGCGCGGCGCCGGCCGGCTTCCGCCTCTCGACCACGCTCGGCTCCGGCTACAACTGGATCCGCAACGAGCCGGTCCTCCTCGGCTCGGCGATCATCGGCACGCGCTTCCTGAACGACCGCCTCGGCGTCATCGCCAGTGGCTCGTATTACGATCAGCAGTACGGCTCGGACAACAAGGAAGGGGTCTGGGACAAGAGCGGCAGCGGCGCGGCGTACATGACCGAGTTCGACGTCCGCCGCTATGACATCCAGCGGATCCGCAAGTCAGTCTCCGGCTCGGTCGACTACCGTTTCGATGCCGCCAACACGGTGATGTTCCGGGCGATCTACAACAATCGCAACGACTGGGAAAATCGCTTCCGGAGCCGCTATGCCTTCGGCGCCCCGAATGCGAACGGGGTCCAGAATACGGAAATCCGCCGGCAAACCAAGGGCGGTGGTCCTGCCGACCGGTTGAAGGCCTCGCGCCTCGAGGACCAGCGCACCCAGAGCTACCAGCTGTCGGGCGAGCATCTCCTCGGACACCGGGCCCAGCTCAGCTGGTCGGCGTCGACGGCGAAGGCCTCCGAGACCCGCCCCGACGAGCGCTACATCGACTGGCGCGTGCGGAACATCGCCTACACGGCCGACTATTCGGATGAACAGACGCCCCAGTTCGCGCCCGTCAACGCCGCGCTGGTGACCCCGGACCGCTACACCTTCCGCCGGATCGAGCAGTTGGAGAGCTTCACCGAGGACCGCGATCGCAACGGGCGCCTGGACCTCCGGCTGCCGCTGGCGGATGGCGATCGGGGCACCACGCTGAAGATTGGCGCGCGCTATCGCGACAAGGAGAAGCTCCGCGACAACAGCTACAATTTTGCGGCGCCGGTCACCGGCAGCGCCTTTGCCAACTTGACGCTCAAAGGCAACGCCGACTTCACGACCGATCGGAACTACGCCGGCAACTATCAGTACGGCGTCTTCACGACGCCCGCCCAGCTGGCCGCCCTCGACCTCTTCAACGCGGCGCAGTTCACGCTCTCGGACCAGCCGGCAGAGTACGCGGCCGGCAACTTCACGGCGACCGAGACGATCACCGCCGGCTACGCCCAGGTCGAACAGCGCCTCGGCGCGGCGGTGTCGCTGATCGGCGGCGCGCGCGTGGAGCGCACCAAGGTGGACTACCGCGGCTTCGAGTTCAACGTGGACGACGAGACGATCTCGCCGACCAACGGCGGCCAGTCCTACACCGATGTGCTCCCCAGCATGAACCTGCGCTGGCAGGCCGCGCCGAGCACCGTGGTGCGCGCCGCGTGGACGAACTCGCTGGCCCGGCCCAACTACTACGACCTCGTTCCGTACCGCTCCGTGTCGCTCGACGACGACGAGCTGTCGACCGGCAATCCGGACCTGAAGCCGACGCGCGCCATGAACCTCGACCTGACCGCGGAGCGCTACTTCGCCTCGGTCGGCCTCGTCTCGGGCGGCATCTTCCACAAGCAGATCGACGACTTCATCTACAACTTCACCGCGTTCAACGAAGTGGATGCCGTCACCGGGCGGACCTTTGCCCAGATCTCCCGGCCACGGAACGGCGCCAAGGCGCGCCTCACCGGCGCCGAAGTCGCCGTGCAGCGCCAGCTGGACTTCCTCCCCGGCATGCTGAAGGGCCTGGGGATCTACCTCAACTACACCTACACCGACTCGAAGGTGGAGGGGCTCGACATCGCCGGGCGCGAGAACGAGAAGCTGCCGCTCCTCGGCACGGCGAAGCACAGCGCGAACGCCTCCCTCTCCTACGACGGCAGCCGGCTCTCCTTCCGCGTCGCGCTCAACTACCAGAGCGAGGCACTCGACGCCGGGGAGGGTGGCTACAATGAGGATGCCTTCTACGACCGCTGGGCCGACCGGCGGACCGACATCGACGCGAATGCCACCTTCGCGCTCACCCCGAAGGCACGGTTCTTCGTCGAGGCGAACAATCTCAACAACCGCCCACTGCGCTACTTCCAGGGCACCCGCGGCCGCCTGGCGCAGGACGAGTACTACGGCCGGCGCGTGCAGACGGGGTTGAAGATCGACTTCTGA
- a CDS encoding phytase: MSVPSSLAAPAVLLLLVSACGRPATPPPAADMTDSPPIAAEVREAWQTARDTLLDIDSPAIWHGPQGEAWLLVSAKAGDLIRVHDAATGKWLRDVGTAGRGPGQFERPNGLAVMDDLLWVVERDGRRVQLLQLPDFTPLGSYGEGDLVKPYGISVAVDGAGSYRTWITDSYELVKDSVPPDSALGRRVREYRVVVRGGRATAALVRTFGDTTGAGVLRVVESIMVDPANDQLLIAEELEGASQLKRYTLAGRFTGDTVPQRFFPNQAEGIVLYACGDSAGYWVATDQGKVINTYHLFDRKTLAHVGAFGSPTIKNTDGIALTQRALPGFRAGALFAVHDDGGVAAISWEAIAKATGVRSDCTLK, translated from the coding sequence GTGTCCGTTCCGTCGTCGCTTGCCGCTCCCGCGGTCCTGCTCCTGCTCGTGTCGGCCTGCGGCCGTCCCGCCACGCCACCGCCAGCCGCCGACATGACGGACAGCCCACCGATCGCGGCAGAGGTGCGCGAGGCCTGGCAGACCGCGCGCGACACGTTGCTGGACATCGATTCGCCGGCGATCTGGCATGGGCCGCAGGGCGAGGCGTGGCTCCTCGTCTCGGCGAAGGCAGGGGATCTGATCCGCGTCCACGATGCCGCCACGGGGAAGTGGCTCCGCGACGTCGGCACGGCCGGGCGCGGCCCGGGGCAATTCGAGCGCCCCAACGGCCTGGCGGTGATGGACGACCTGCTGTGGGTGGTCGAGCGCGACGGGCGGCGGGTCCAACTGCTGCAGCTGCCGGACTTCACGCCGCTCGGGAGCTACGGTGAGGGCGACCTCGTCAAGCCGTACGGCATCAGCGTCGCGGTAGACGGGGCGGGGAGCTATCGCACGTGGATCACCGACAGCTATGAACTGGTGAAGGACTCCGTGCCGCCCGATAGCGCGCTGGGACGCCGCGTCCGGGAGTATCGCGTGGTGGTGCGGGGAGGACGGGCCACGGCCGCGCTCGTTCGCACCTTCGGCGACACCACGGGGGCGGGGGTGCTGCGGGTGGTCGAATCGATCATGGTCGACCCGGCCAACGACCAGCTGCTGATCGCAGAAGAACTGGAAGGGGCGTCACAGCTGAAGCGCTACACCCTCGCTGGCCGCTTCACCGGCGACACGGTGCCGCAGCGCTTCTTCCCCAATCAGGCAGAAGGGATCGTCCTCTATGCCTGCGGCGACAGCGCCGGCTACTGGGTCGCCACCGATCAGGGGAAGGTCATCAACACCTACCACCTCTTCGATCGGAAGACGCTGGCGCATGTCGGCGCCTTCGGGTCGCCGACGATCAAGAACACCGATGGGATCGCCTTGACGCAGCGCGCGCTCCCGGGGTTCCGAGCGGGC